One genomic region from Paroceanicella profunda encodes:
- a CDS encoding DUF1376 domain-containing protein, with protein MSDLPLYPVPSGSRIRGDWVPLHFRRLLNSRFVAQVDPAAGFFAVILWAVACDQDPAGTLPEDDVQLARLAGFGRDLDGWRRVRQGALYGWTPCACEIDGEMVRRLQHRTVTEMVGDAIAKLARRQKVNEEGAERAMLSRLRDRMQKAGATARMTEREDLVIETRRILGLQQCRWTIENVRAAMSEAEMKFENDRRVADLNIRRMPSGG; from the coding sequence ATGTCTGATCTTCCCCTGTACCCCGTCCCGAGCGGGTCACGAATTCGCGGCGACTGGGTGCCGCTGCACTTCCGGCGGCTGCTCAATTCCCGGTTCGTTGCGCAGGTTGATCCCGCTGCGGGCTTTTTCGCGGTGATCCTCTGGGCCGTCGCCTGCGACCAGGACCCGGCCGGCACTCTGCCCGAGGATGACGTGCAGCTCGCGCGGCTGGCCGGTTTCGGGCGCGATCTGGACGGCTGGCGAAGGGTGCGCCAAGGCGCGCTCTACGGCTGGACTCCCTGCGCTTGCGAGATCGACGGAGAAATGGTGCGGCGCCTGCAGCACCGGACCGTGACGGAGATGGTGGGCGACGCCATAGCCAAACTCGCGCGGCGGCAGAAGGTGAACGAGGAAGGGGCCGAGCGCGCCATGCTCTCGCGCCTGCGCGACCGCATGCAGAAGGCCGGGGCCACTGCCCGGATGACCGAGCGCGAGGACCTGGTGATCGAGACGCGGCGGATCCTCGGCCTGCAGCAATGCAGGTGGACCATCGAGAATGTGCGCGCGGCCATGAGCGAGGCCGAGATGAAGTTCGAAAACGACAGAAGGGTGGCCGATCTCAATATCAGGCGCATGCCGTCAGGGGGCTGA
- a CDS encoding HNH endonuclease — MARLRMFRVRSGIAKPPPPERTPAPAAPSARWDRLYDLRIWRRKPDGLRWSCLVAAQFTCAMCGRVDASHRMVADHITPHRGNMDLFTDAENLQCLCAECHSGEKARREVEERERSGGLNWW, encoded by the coding sequence ATGGCGCGACTCCGCATGTTTCGCGTCCGCAGCGGCATCGCCAAACCACCACCACCAGAACGCACGCCGGCACCGGCCGCGCCATCGGCGCGCTGGGACCGGCTCTATGACCTGAGGATCTGGCGGCGCAAGCCGGACGGGCTGCGCTGGTCGTGCCTGGTCGCCGCGCAATTCACCTGCGCGATGTGCGGGCGGGTCGATGCCTCCCACCGCATGGTGGCGGACCACATCACGCCGCATCGCGGCAACATGGATCTCTTCACCGATGCGGAGAACCTCCAGTGCCTCTGCGCCGAGTGCCACTCGGGCGAGAAGGCGCGACGGGAGGTCGAAGAGCGGGAGCGGTCTGGCGGCCTGAACTGGTGGTGA
- a CDS encoding terminase large subunit: protein MAFDGWDFSCPDWADRLRDGRSLVPHLPLDTAAADQAVAIFDRLRLPDVVGQPAMAEAAGDWFRDIIRAAFGSIDPESGQRRVAEIFALVPKKNSKTTNAAAMGLVAMLANRRPNAEMLVVGPTQDVADLCFGQIQGMIEADPDEYLSKRFHVQEHLKRITCRITRAVLRVKTFDMRVMTGTKPVLVILDELHVMASSAFASRVVGQIRGGLLANPESLLVFITTQSDRPPTGVFETELKYARGVRDGVIREDVRMLPVLYEFPEAVQIDERKPWRDPKLWPMVLPNLGRSISIERLVSEYRGAIDRGIEEEARWASQHLNVQIGLALHTDRWVGADYWVAAGKGPASLDELLETSDVCTVGIDGGGLDDLLGAAVIGRHRETRVWRSWAHAWAHPIALTRRPENEDTLRGFERAGHLTICETPTQDVVEVAALVGRIWSAGLLPEKAGVGLDPNGVAAIVDAIAEEDVPDEVIAGVSQGWRLCAAIWGLERKLHDGTFLHDGSPMMAWCVGNARVEPRGNAVLITKQISGKAKIDPLMAVLDAAMLMAANPEAHAPGGRSYLEASGLMVL, encoded by the coding sequence ATGGCCTTCGACGGCTGGGACTTCTCGTGCCCGGACTGGGCAGACCGGCTGCGTGATGGCCGGTCTCTCGTGCCTCATCTGCCGCTCGACACTGCTGCCGCCGACCAGGCGGTGGCGATCTTCGACCGGCTGCGGCTGCCTGACGTGGTGGGCCAACCTGCGATGGCGGAGGCCGCGGGCGACTGGTTCCGCGACATCATCCGCGCTGCCTTCGGGTCCATCGACCCCGAGAGCGGGCAGCGGCGGGTCGCGGAGATCTTCGCGCTGGTACCGAAGAAGAACTCGAAGACCACCAACGCGGCAGCAATGGGCCTGGTCGCGATGCTCGCGAACCGGCGCCCGAACGCGGAAATGCTGGTGGTGGGCCCGACGCAGGATGTGGCCGACCTGTGCTTCGGTCAGATCCAGGGGATGATCGAGGCAGACCCGGACGAATACCTGTCCAAGCGCTTCCACGTGCAGGAGCACCTGAAGCGGATCACCTGCCGGATCACGAGGGCGGTGTTGAGGGTGAAGACCTTCGACATGCGGGTGATGACCGGCACCAAGCCGGTGCTGGTGATCCTCGATGAGTTGCACGTCATGGCATCGAGCGCCTTCGCATCGCGGGTGGTGGGACAGATCCGTGGCGGCCTGCTCGCCAATCCGGAGAGCCTGCTGGTGTTCATCACCACGCAGTCGGACCGCCCGCCGACCGGAGTGTTCGAGACCGAGCTCAAGTACGCGCGGGGCGTGCGCGATGGCGTGATCCGCGAGGACGTGCGGATGCTGCCGGTGCTCTACGAGTTCCCGGAGGCGGTCCAGATCGACGAGCGCAAGCCGTGGCGCGATCCGAAGCTCTGGCCGATGGTGCTGCCGAACCTCGGCCGCTCCATCTCGATCGAGCGGCTGGTGTCGGAGTACCGCGGCGCCATCGATCGGGGCATCGAGGAGGAGGCCCGCTGGGCCTCCCAGCACCTCAACGTGCAGATCGGTCTCGCGCTGCACACCGACCGCTGGGTCGGAGCGGACTACTGGGTCGCCGCTGGCAAGGGGCCGGCCAGCCTCGATGAGCTGCTGGAGACCTCGGACGTCTGCACCGTGGGCATCGACGGAGGCGGCCTCGACGACCTGCTCGGCGCGGCGGTGATCGGCCGCCACCGCGAGACCCGGGTCTGGCGGTCCTGGGCGCATGCCTGGGCACACCCCATCGCCCTGACCCGCCGGCCGGAGAACGAGGACACGCTGCGCGGTTTCGAGCGGGCAGGGCACCTCACCATCTGCGAGACCCCCACGCAGGACGTGGTCGAGGTCGCGGCCCTGGTGGGGCGCATCTGGTCGGCCGGGTTGCTCCCGGAGAAGGCCGGCGTCGGCCTCGATCCGAACGGGGTGGCGGCCATCGTGGATGCCATCGCGGAAGAGGATGTGCCGGACGAGGTGATCGCGGGCGTGAGCCAGGGCTGGCGACTTTGCGCCGCGATCTGGGGGCTGGAGCGCAAGCTGCATGACGGGACCTTCCTGCATGACGGCTCGCCGATGATGGCCTGGTGCGTGGGCAACGCCCGGGTGGAACCGAGAGGAAACGCGGTGCTGATCACGAAGCAGATCTCCGGCAAGGCGAAGATCGACCCGCTGATGGCGGTGCTAGACGCCGCGATGCTGATGGCGGCCAACCCCGAGGCGCATGCCCCCGGCGGACGCTCGTATCTCGAAGCCTCCGGCCTGATGGTGCTGTGA
- a CDS encoding phage portal protein, with protein MGSWWRPWSWFGSSVSTTASLPIDVSRRMRRLGPDGFLQLSAVLCGVRVISEGVAMAPLKVYRQTREGGQTRRRPATDLRVYDLLYRKPNEWMTAFEWRELMTVHAVVYGNAFSMVNRVGGKVDELIPIHPRDMQVSWDKGVLSYRATVDGRQFDLSVSEVFHLRGPSMDGRVGLEVMALMRDMLYLTAGLEGQQIDLQEQGGRPSGILSYKGDRLSPESREALREAWVERFGPDGRGGVAVLDEGWSFTAMQVSQIDQQHLESRRFQIEEVARALRVQPLMIMQASGMSYASAEQLFQAHVVHTLMPWFERWEQALDRVVLPEPELYAYHNVKGLMRGTAVDRAAYYEKALGAPGKPGWMTQNEVRDAEGEDRVEDGDWLNNGNLQTGTET; from the coding sequence ATGGGCAGCTGGTGGCGGCCATGGTCGTGGTTCGGCTCCTCCGTGAGCACGACCGCGAGCCTGCCGATCGATGTCAGCCGCAGGATGCGGCGCCTCGGGCCGGACGGGTTCCTGCAGCTCTCCGCGGTGCTTTGCGGCGTGCGGGTGATCTCCGAGGGCGTGGCGATGGCGCCGCTCAAGGTCTACCGCCAGACCCGGGAGGGGGGCCAGACCCGCCGCCGGCCGGCGACGGACCTGCGGGTCTACGATCTGCTCTACCGCAAACCCAACGAGTGGATGACCGCCTTCGAGTGGCGCGAGCTCATGACCGTGCACGCGGTGGTCTATGGCAACGCCTTCTCGATGGTGAACCGGGTGGGCGGCAAGGTCGACGAACTGATCCCGATCCACCCGCGCGACATGCAGGTAAGCTGGGACAAGGGCGTGCTGTCCTACCGCGCCACGGTGGACGGCCGGCAGTTCGACCTGTCGGTGAGCGAGGTTTTCCACCTCCGCGGCCCCTCGATGGACGGGCGCGTGGGGCTGGAGGTGATGGCGCTGATGCGTGACATGCTCTACCTCACCGCCGGGCTCGAAGGACAGCAGATCGACCTGCAGGAGCAGGGCGGCAGACCCTCGGGCATCCTGTCCTACAAGGGTGACAGGCTCTCGCCCGAGAGCCGCGAGGCCTTGCGCGAGGCGTGGGTCGAGCGCTTCGGTCCGGACGGCCGGGGCGGGGTCGCGGTGCTGGACGAGGGCTGGAGCTTCACCGCGATGCAGGTGAGCCAGATCGACCAGCAGCACCTGGAGAGCCGGCGCTTCCAGATCGAGGAGGTGGCCCGCGCGCTGCGCGTCCAGCCGCTGATGATCATGCAGGCGAGCGGCATGAGCTACGCGAGCGCCGAGCAGCTGTTCCAGGCGCATGTGGTGCACACACTGATGCCATGGTTCGAGCGCTGGGAGCAGGCCCTCGACCGGGTGGTCCTGCCGGAGCCCGAGCTCTACGCCTACCACAACGTGAAGGGGCTGATGCGCGGCACCGCCGTCGACCGCGCCGCCTACTACGAGAAGGCGCTCGGCGCGCCGGGCAAGCCGGGCTGGATGACGCAGAACGAGGTGCGGGACGCCGAGGGCGAGGACCGTGTCGAGGATGGCGACTGGCTGAACAACGGCAACCTGCAGACAGGCACGGAGACCTGA